A DNA window from Agrobacterium vaccinii contains the following coding sequences:
- a CDS encoding Gfo/Idh/MocA family protein, whose amino-acid sequence MGSGIIFDKATHDIDVLRYLLAETPCEVTAMTSDVSMGSSSIAQAVMSMMRFASGLFAQTFDAFNVPGSATEVVINGTEGSLYASDCLSGRPAGTLKLVTSAGERPIQLQHVDPYGEVIRQFHLAITTGIDPLATGEDGRIALSIAIAMSTAAQSHLFMPIETSVLR is encoded by the coding sequence ATGGGGAGCGGAATCATCTTCGACAAGGCGACGCATGACATCGATGTTTTGCGATATCTGCTCGCGGAAACCCCATGCGAGGTGACGGCAATGACAAGTGATGTCTCGATGGGGTCGTCGTCGATTGCCCAGGCTGTGATGAGCATGATGCGCTTCGCATCCGGCCTTTTCGCGCAGACTTTCGATGCCTTCAACGTACCCGGTAGTGCGACGGAAGTCGTGATCAACGGCACCGAAGGCAGCCTTTATGCCAGCGACTGCCTATCGGGCCGACCGGCCGGTACGCTTAAACTGGTCACGTCAGCGGGCGAGAGACCTATCCAACTTCAGCATGTCGATCCTTACGGCGAGGTCATTCGCCAATTTCACTTGGCGATAACGACTGGCATCGATCCGCTCGCGACCGGAGAAGACGGGCGCATTGCCCTGTCTATCGCGATTGCCATGTCGACCGCTGCGCAATCACACTTGTTCATGCCCATCGAAACGTCGGTACTGAGATAG
- a CDS encoding Gfo/Idh/MocA family protein, translated as MSENSIRWGLIGASTIARERLVNAIRSNGCDITAVCSSDQGRADAFADDLGIPGRTTDLVELFDRCDAVYVSSVNRLHHAHVIAAAAAGKHILCEKPLATSLGEASEMINACRRAGVILGVNHHLRGSTVNREMAALVRSGAIGQPLFARVVNAGVLPGHLHRGRLTDDGERNHLRQGDA; from the coding sequence ATGTCAGAAAATAGCATTCGCTGGGGACTGATCGGCGCATCGACAATTGCCCGGGAGCGGCTCGTCAATGCGATACGCTCCAATGGTTGTGACATCACCGCAGTCTGTTCGTCTGACCAAGGACGAGCAGATGCATTTGCGGATGATCTCGGCATACCCGGTCGCACCACGGATCTGGTCGAGCTTTTCGACCGCTGTGACGCCGTTTATGTTTCGAGCGTGAACAGGTTGCACCACGCACATGTGATTGCCGCTGCCGCTGCGGGAAAGCATATCCTGTGCGAAAAACCTCTGGCGACAAGCCTTGGTGAAGCGTCCGAGATGATCAATGCCTGCCGTCGGGCAGGCGTCATCCTGGGCGTCAATCATCATCTGCGTGGATCAACGGTCAACCGCGAAATGGCTGCTCTTGTTCGCAGTGGAGCTATTGGCCAGCCGCTTTTCGCACGGGTAGTCAATGCAGGTGTCTTGCCGGGTCATCTTCATCGGGGGCGATTAACGGATGATGGGGAGCGGAATCATCTTCGACAAGGCGACGCATGA
- a CDS encoding sugar phosphate isomerase/epimerase family protein produces the protein MNPIGLISMQYARPFIAEHFPLFSRMREHGYDFVELLVPEVGEIDMKEARKALEDSGLGVVLAARVNLQRNLSSADVDAHRAGIDYLKYTVDCAEALGANIVGGPLTGNPLVFAGRPPQPVTEEERLARKARCVAGLREAGDYARAAGIVLAVEPLNRFESDVLCTTQQAIELLDTVDHSAVQLMLDTFHMHMEESSIAEAILLGGSRIVHFQANENHRGFPGTGATDWVSVCRALHAVGYKGPISLEPFRRTDDRFGVPFAQWRPPHEDESNRLSASSAFIKSHLTLTEYRR, from the coding sequence ATGAACCCGATCGGGTTGATCTCCATGCAATATGCAAGACCGTTCATAGCAGAGCACTTCCCGCTCTTTAGCCGCATGCGTGAACATGGCTATGATTTCGTCGAGCTTCTGGTACCGGAAGTCGGCGAGATCGACATGAAAGAGGCGCGCAAGGCGCTTGAGGATTCCGGGCTTGGCGTCGTGCTTGCTGCTCGCGTCAACCTCCAGCGCAATCTGTCATCGGCGGACGTCGATGCCCATCGCGCAGGCATCGATTACCTGAAATACACGGTGGATTGTGCCGAGGCACTCGGTGCAAACATCGTTGGTGGACCACTGACCGGCAATCCTCTGGTCTTTGCAGGTCGCCCGCCCCAGCCCGTAACGGAAGAAGAACGCCTTGCCCGTAAGGCGCGATGCGTCGCAGGTCTGCGCGAGGCAGGCGATTACGCCAGGGCCGCTGGCATCGTGCTGGCTGTCGAACCCCTCAACCGCTTCGAAAGCGACGTGTTGTGCACGACGCAGCAAGCCATCGAGCTGCTCGATACTGTCGATCATTCCGCGGTCCAGTTGATGCTCGATACGTTCCACATGCACATGGAAGAAAGCTCGATTGCCGAGGCCATTCTTCTGGGTGGCAGCCGGATCGTGCATTTCCAGGCAAACGAGAACCATCGCGGCTTTCCCGGCACCGGCGCAACCGACTGGGTCTCGGTCTGCCGCGCCCTCCATGCGGTCGGTTACAAGGGGCCTATATCCCTCGAACCCTTTCGCCGAACGGACGATCGGTTCGGCGTTCCCTTCGCGCAGTGGCGTCCACCGCACGAGGATGAGAGCAATCGCCTCAGCGCCTCCAGCGCTTTCATCAAGTCCCATCTCACACTGACGGAATATCGCCGATGA
- a CDS encoding amino acid ABC transporter permease, protein MGYLDFTGVLLRSDLLLKGMLLTAQISVISMLFALVIAVLVASVSLSSSRFIRLPAVAYVEAIRNTPFIVQVFLIYFGLPSFGIRLDPTIAAILAMSIYGGAYCSEVIRAGIQSISKGQIEAGRALGMSPLTIFKHVIFKPALAAVFPSLAAQFILLLLSSSVVSAISVPELTGIGNDIQGITLRNMEVYLVIAVVYVVLVALLKGVMTVLEHILFPFKFLGR, encoded by the coding sequence GTGGGATATCTCGATTTTACCGGGGTGCTATTACGCAGCGACCTTCTGCTGAAAGGCATGCTGCTGACCGCGCAGATTTCGGTCATATCGATGCTATTTGCACTCGTGATTGCCGTTCTTGTGGCAAGTGTCTCCTTAAGCAGCAGCCGGTTCATCCGGCTGCCTGCGGTGGCCTATGTGGAAGCGATCCGCAACACGCCGTTTATCGTGCAGGTCTTCCTGATCTATTTCGGCCTGCCAAGCTTCGGCATCAGGCTCGACCCGACAATTGCGGCCATTCTGGCAATGTCGATTTATGGCGGCGCCTATTGCAGCGAAGTCATTCGTGCTGGCATCCAGAGCATCAGCAAAGGACAGATCGAGGCGGGGCGCGCTCTTGGCATGTCACCACTGACCATCTTCAAGCATGTGATCTTCAAGCCAGCGCTTGCAGCGGTTTTCCCGTCACTCGCGGCACAGTTCATTCTGCTTCTTCTGTCATCCAGCGTTGTCTCTGCGATTTCCGTTCCCGAGTTGACCGGCATCGGCAACGACATCCAGGGCATCACGCTGCGAAACATGGAAGTCTATCTCGTCATTGCGGTTGTCTATGTGGTCCTCGTTGCGTTGCTGAAGGGCGTGATGACCGTTCTGGAACACATCCTGTTTCCATTCAAGTTTCTGGGGCGATAA
- a CDS encoding amino acid ABC transporter ATP-binding protein has protein sequence MSANHSNEKADGAVVKAQQVSKFFGAFQALKTIDLTVNRGETIVICGPSGSGKSTLIRCLNALEQYQSGSLRVCGIDVTAARPSVDAVRRRTGMVFQNFNLFPHLTVLENCMIAPMKVKGISREEARTIAQRFLERVRIPEQAAKYPSQLSGGQQQRVAIARALSMSPELMLFDEPTSALDPEMVREVLDTMAELAKEGGTMICVTHEMHFARQVADRIIFMDAGTIVETGKPDEFFANPKTARAREFLAQILH, from the coding sequence GTGAGCGCAAATCATTCAAATGAAAAAGCCGATGGCGCGGTCGTGAAGGCACAGCAGGTTTCGAAATTCTTCGGAGCCTTCCAGGCTCTCAAGACTATCGATCTGACGGTCAATCGCGGTGAAACGATCGTCATATGCGGTCCGTCCGGATCAGGAAAATCGACCCTGATCCGCTGCCTCAACGCGCTGGAGCAGTACCAGTCCGGCTCGCTACGGGTCTGCGGCATCGACGTAACGGCTGCTCGTCCCTCTGTGGATGCGGTGCGTCGGCGCACGGGCATGGTCTTCCAGAACTTCAATCTTTTCCCGCACCTAACCGTTCTGGAAAATTGCATGATCGCACCGATGAAGGTCAAAGGCATCTCGCGTGAAGAAGCACGGACGATCGCTCAGCGCTTCCTTGAACGCGTTCGAATTCCAGAGCAGGCTGCCAAATATCCATCGCAGCTTTCGGGTGGTCAGCAGCAGCGTGTCGCGATCGCACGGGCGCTGTCCATGAGCCCCGAACTAATGCTGTTTGACGAACCAACCTCGGCGCTCGATCCAGAAATGGTCCGCGAAGTGCTCGATACGATGGCCGAACTTGCGAAAGAAGGTGGAACGATGATTTGCGTGACGCACGAGATGCACTTCGCGCGTCAGGTCGCTGATCGTATCATCTTCATGGATGCCGGCACGATTGTCGAAACCGGTAAGCCGGACGAGTTCTTCGCCAATCCGAAAACTGCAAGAGCCCGGGAATTCCTGGCCCAGATTTTACATTAG
- a CDS encoding amino acid ABC transporter permease: MFQQFSLTHVQFMLTGLGWTIGLAFIALVGGSIAGSVIALMRMSANPIISLLAKFYIFVVQGTPLLVTLFIAYFGATYIGISVQPIVAIAVAFSFYAAAFLGDIWRGAIQSVPKGQREGAHALGLGRVHSMIYIIIPQAVRIAIPPTVGFFVQLIKNTSLASVVGIVELTRTAQIVSNATFKPLEVYMTAAAFYFLVCFPLTLISRSLEKRLQS, translated from the coding sequence ATGTTTCAACAATTCAGCCTCACACACGTACAGTTCATGCTGACCGGACTTGGCTGGACAATCGGCCTGGCATTCATCGCGCTGGTCGGGGGCTCGATTGCTGGCTCCGTGATTGCCTTGATGCGCATGTCCGCCAATCCCATCATCAGCCTGCTCGCAAAGTTTTACATTTTTGTCGTGCAGGGCACGCCGCTGCTGGTCACACTCTTCATCGCCTATTTCGGTGCGACCTATATCGGCATTTCCGTTCAGCCGATCGTGGCCATCGCGGTGGCCTTCTCATTCTATGCAGCGGCTTTTCTTGGAGACATCTGGCGCGGTGCTATCCAGTCCGTCCCCAAGGGACAGCGGGAAGGTGCCCATGCGCTCGGTCTAGGGCGCGTCCATTCGATGATCTACATCATCATTCCGCAGGCAGTCAGGATCGCCATTCCGCCGACGGTCGGCTTCTTTGTTCAGCTTATCAAGAACACATCGCTGGCTTCGGTCGTCGGCATCGTCGAGCTGACACGCACCGCGCAGATCGTCAGCAATGCCACGTTCAAACCGCTCGAGGTCTACATGACTGCTGCCGCCTTCTATTTTCTTGTCTGCTTTCCGCTGACGTTGATCAGCCGCAGCTTGGAGAAACGCCTTCAATCATAA
- a CDS encoding tagatose 1,6-diphosphate aldolase has product MMNITPGKLWGLRRLADDAGRFKMLAMDQTGPIVNPIKAALNVDRAPYHHVAAVKRLLGTYLAPKASAVLIDPPLGYSATVDGISARKGLLVATEWATWEVTNTGRKSENIPGWNPGVIRKLGGDGVKVNLWFRADVSDDVKEHQLAYLNSVKQDCRENDIPFILEFLVYPFPDETQEAFNARRVELVVGSLADKDIMNPDGVDVYKLEPPTETVNVPDPDGPGSAMIQKRFDDMAKGLGRPWVLLSAGSTPKDFLRLLTYAYRAGASGYLAGRAIWSKAFSNFPDMEAMEKALAEQAPRIMDDLNALTDTMATPWRENRNWENDVVAAPAGEDFAPLYADFAKTGRLA; this is encoded by the coding sequence ATGATGAACATTACCCCCGGCAAACTTTGGGGTCTACGCCGACTTGCAGATGATGCAGGTCGTTTCAAGATGCTTGCGATGGATCAGACCGGACCGATCGTCAACCCAATCAAGGCCGCCCTTAATGTCGACCGCGCACCTTATCACCATGTCGCCGCAGTGAAGCGACTGCTTGGCACCTATCTGGCGCCCAAGGCGTCCGCAGTGTTGATTGATCCGCCGCTCGGCTATTCGGCTACCGTCGATGGCATTTCGGCGCGAAAGGGACTGCTGGTCGCGACGGAATGGGCAACGTGGGAGGTGACAAACACGGGACGCAAGTCGGAGAACATCCCCGGATGGAACCCGGGCGTCATCCGCAAGCTTGGCGGAGACGGTGTCAAGGTGAACCTCTGGTTTCGAGCCGATGTGAGCGACGACGTCAAGGAACATCAACTCGCCTATCTCAACAGCGTCAAACAGGATTGCCGAGAGAACGATATTCCCTTCATCCTTGAGTTCCTCGTCTACCCCTTTCCAGACGAGACGCAGGAAGCTTTCAACGCGCGTCGGGTCGAACTGGTGGTCGGCTCACTTGCAGATAAGGACATCATGAATCCTGATGGTGTGGATGTCTACAAGCTCGAACCGCCGACGGAAACGGTCAATGTGCCTGATCCTGACGGTCCCGGTTCAGCGATGATCCAGAAGCGCTTCGATGACATGGCGAAAGGCTTGGGCCGCCCGTGGGTTCTCTTGAGCGCAGGCTCCACGCCCAAAGATTTCCTGCGGCTTTTGACCTACGCCTACCGGGCGGGCGCAAGTGGATATCTCGCCGGTCGCGCCATCTGGTCCAAGGCCTTCTCGAACTTCCCGGACATGGAAGCAATGGAAAAAGCCTTGGCGGAACAGGCACCCCGCATCATGGACGACCTGAATGCGCTTACCGACACAATGGCGACGCCGTGGCGTGAAAATCGCAACTGGGAAAATGATGTTGTTGCGGCGCCAGCGGGCGAAGATTTCGCGCCACTCTACGCCGACTTCGCAAAGACCGGCCGCCTAGCCTGA
- the fba gene encoding class II fructose-bisphosphate aldolase (catalyzes the reversible aldol condensation of dihydroxyacetonephosphate and glyceraldehyde 3-phosphate in the Calvin cycle, glycolysis, and/or gluconeogenesis) → MPRITLRQLLDHAAEHQYGVPAFSVTCMEQMLAVMNAAQAVEAPVILQVGTKARSYAGDIMIEHLFAALEKIYPDIPMVVHQDHGNSEATCATALQHKFTSVMMDGSLLEDAKTPSDYDYNARVTARVSEVAHYMGASVEGEIGVLGKLQSRTDERMLTDPDEAVKFVKATKVDALAIAMGTSHGAYKFSHKPDGEVLAMDRLEEIHRRLPETHLVMHGSSSVPQELQDIMNRYGADIKQTWGVPIEEIQRGIKHGVRKINIDTDNRMALVGQIRRVLHEDPKEFDIRNMMKPGMDAITKLCKQRLEDFGTAGHAGKIKVIPLADMARRYASGELDPKIV, encoded by the coding sequence ATGCCCAGAATTACGCTCAGACAATTGCTCGACCACGCCGCTGAACACCAATATGGCGTTCCAGCCTTCAGCGTCACCTGCATGGAACAGATGTTGGCAGTCATGAATGCCGCCCAAGCCGTTGAGGCACCCGTTATTCTTCAAGTCGGCACCAAGGCCCGCTCCTATGCGGGAGACATCATGATCGAGCACCTTTTTGCGGCCCTTGAAAAGATTTACCCTGATATTCCGATGGTTGTTCATCAGGACCACGGCAACAGCGAAGCGACCTGCGCCACGGCCCTTCAGCACAAGTTCACGTCGGTGATGATGGATGGTTCGCTGCTCGAAGACGCCAAAACGCCATCCGACTATGACTACAACGCCCGCGTAACCGCCCGCGTGTCCGAAGTCGCGCATTATATGGGCGCCTCCGTCGAAGGCGAGATCGGCGTTTTGGGCAAACTCCAGTCGCGCACCGACGAACGCATGTTGACCGATCCCGACGAGGCCGTAAAATTCGTCAAGGCGACCAAGGTCGATGCACTGGCCATCGCGATGGGCACATCGCATGGCGCCTATAAATTCAGCCATAAGCCGGATGGCGAAGTTCTGGCAATGGATCGGCTGGAGGAAATCCACCGGCGTCTGCCCGAAACCCACCTCGTCATGCACGGCTCCTCCTCCGTTCCGCAAGAATTGCAAGACATCATGAACAGGTACGGGGCGGACATAAAGCAAACCTGGGGTGTTCCGATCGAGGAAATCCAGCGGGGCATCAAGCATGGCGTCCGCAAGATCAACATCGATACCGATAACCGAATGGCGCTGGTCGGCCAGATCCGCCGTGTTCTGCACGAAGACCCCAAGGAATTCGACATTCGAAACATGATGAAACCAGGCATGGACGCCATTACGAAGCTCTGCAAACAGCGCCTGGAGGATTTCGGCACAGCCGGTCATGCCGGGAAGATCAAGGTCATTCCGCTGGCGGACATGGCTCGCCGTTACGCCTCTGGCGAACTCGACCCTAAGATCGTCTGA
- a CDS encoding PfkB family carbohydrate kinase, whose product MGLSKQRIVHLGNAFLDTIVYLPTLPTQPSKIRALDVLKTGGGIAATAACTTALLGAETLYWGRLGNDETGDQILTRLRAVGVDTSSVRRVDGGVSPIGTILVSADGDRMAFGFIGRNLGNEAEWLPLSQLDGVTGVLADYSWWEGAAAMFEAARTRNIVSVLDADVGDMDAVHKLLHLPDHVVFSAACLRRLSDSDDIETGLRHARNMCRGVVAVTDGEHGFFWLNESGVRNIPAFSIKAIDTNGAGDIFHGAYTLGVAEGLGVEDAARFASATAALKCSKGSGWESIPDRKAVEDFLKRSA is encoded by the coding sequence GTGGGTTTGAGCAAGCAGCGGATCGTGCATCTGGGAAACGCTTTTCTCGACACGATCGTCTATCTGCCGACGCTGCCGACGCAGCCGAGCAAAATCAGAGCGCTTGACGTTCTCAAAACCGGCGGCGGCATCGCAGCAACCGCTGCCTGCACGACTGCTCTGTTAGGCGCTGAGACACTTTATTGGGGTCGCCTCGGCAACGATGAAACGGGTGACCAGATTTTGACACGCCTCAGAGCTGTCGGTGTCGATACAAGTTCGGTCCGGCGCGTGGATGGCGGCGTCAGCCCAATCGGCACGATCCTGGTCTCCGCTGATGGCGACCGCATGGCCTTTGGTTTTATAGGTCGCAACCTGGGCAACGAGGCCGAATGGTTGCCATTGAGCCAGCTTGATGGCGTAACGGGCGTGCTTGCCGACTACAGCTGGTGGGAAGGTGCGGCTGCCATGTTCGAAGCTGCCCGCACACGCAACATCGTCAGCGTCCTAGACGCTGATGTCGGTGACATGGATGCTGTCCACAAGCTTTTACATCTTCCCGATCACGTCGTGTTTTCCGCCGCCTGCCTGCGGCGGCTTTCAGACAGCGACGATATCGAGACCGGTCTGCGCCACGCGCGAAACATGTGCCGGGGCGTGGTTGCGGTCACGGATGGGGAGCACGGTTTTTTTTGGCTGAACGAGTCGGGTGTTCGTAACATCCCGGCATTCTCGATCAAGGCGATCGACACCAATGGTGCCGGTGACATCTTCCATGGTGCCTACACACTGGGTGTTGCTGAAGGTCTAGGCGTCGAAGACGCGGCCCGATTTGCAAGCGCCACGGCAGCGCTCAAATGCTCGAAGGGCAGCGGCTGGGAAAGCATTCCAGATCGTAAAGCTGTCGAAGATTTTCTCAAGAGGAGTGCATGA
- a CDS encoding Gfo/Idh/MocA family protein, whose amino-acid sequence MTLKIGWIGCGIHATHMLLPQLLRHDVQIAALCDIDGKRLADAGRQFGVQVLASDVETLLRTPGLDAVGMAVGPDQHLAFGKAALERGLSVFMEKPPSGSAAGARELLAASEKAKKPLLLGFMKRYSVGNKIAANIVKSGRFGDVLGLTGYYMTAPGYFVGNVDYTGFFLHHCVHYMDLVSFLVSPVRSISARKVEKTPGRVLFHVGFEFECGAIGNIAMGTIQSRGTPVERIEIMGDHQRIEVDDVIEVRWHRNPPFKIDDPAATLADNVDTLTWKPNFTAAANEDPKGYYSLLADVVPALGGAETPAPTIADGVIAMERLETMRRELSL is encoded by the coding sequence ATGACACTGAAAATTGGTTGGATTGGGTGCGGCATCCACGCGACTCATATGCTTCTTCCCCAGCTTCTTCGCCATGACGTCCAGATTGCGGCACTCTGCGATATCGACGGCAAAAGACTTGCTGATGCAGGCAGGCAGTTTGGCGTTCAGGTATTGGCCAGCGACGTCGAGACGTTGCTCCGCACGCCGGGTCTCGATGCCGTCGGCATGGCAGTAGGCCCTGATCAGCATTTGGCTTTCGGAAAGGCGGCCCTTGAACGCGGTCTGAGCGTCTTCATGGAGAAGCCCCCGTCAGGCTCGGCAGCGGGCGCCCGCGAATTATTGGCGGCATCCGAAAAAGCCAAAAAACCACTCCTACTGGGTTTTATGAAGCGCTACTCGGTCGGCAACAAGATCGCGGCCAATATTGTGAAATCAGGTCGGTTCGGCGATGTTCTGGGCCTTACCGGCTACTACATGACGGCACCCGGCTACTTCGTCGGAAATGTCGATTACACCGGTTTCTTCCTGCATCATTGCGTCCACTACATGGACCTTGTCTCCTTCTTGGTTTCCCCTGTACGGTCGATCTCGGCACGTAAGGTCGAAAAGACACCGGGCCGCGTTCTGTTTCACGTCGGGTTCGAATTCGAATGTGGTGCCATAGGCAACATTGCCATGGGCACGATCCAGTCGCGAGGGACGCCGGTCGAGCGTATTGAAATCATGGGCGACCATCAGCGCATCGAAGTTGACGATGTTATCGAGGTCCGCTGGCATAGAAACCCGCCGTTCAAGATCGATGATCCAGCAGCAACACTTGCGGATAACGTCGATACGCTGACGTGGAAGCCCAACTTTACAGCTGCGGCGAACGAGGACCCAAAGGGATATTATTCGCTTCTCGCAGATGTCGTTCCGGCTCTCGGCGGCGCAGAGACCCCGGCCCCAACCATTGCCGATGGTGTGATCGCTATGGAACGGCTGGAAACAATGCGGCGAGAACTGAGCTTGTAA
- a CDS encoding FadR/GntR family transcriptional regulator, whose protein sequence is MSQIIVTPARKEKLADTVYGQILFEITSGKFTEGDKLPSEAELSLAFDVSRPVVREALLRLSTDGLIQSRRGIGTFISTKPSTRLTELADAADLSSYVRSFEPRIVIEVEAARLAAMRRSRGHLEAIRQAIDDLNEAIVRGELGQAQDIAFHDAVAIAAGNEYFPVLLKDLRRPVQETMNIGLELARERAPARRLRVVEEHTRILNAISVEDSDSAASYMKYHLLQARAAILDAQHLEAGRPTGKRPTRGE, encoded by the coding sequence ATGTCGCAGATCATCGTCACGCCCGCCCGAAAAGAGAAGCTTGCTGATACCGTCTACGGGCAAATTCTGTTCGAGATTACGTCGGGCAAATTTACCGAAGGAGACAAGCTTCCGTCCGAAGCAGAGCTTTCTCTCGCTTTTGATGTATCCAGACCCGTTGTTCGGGAAGCCCTACTGCGGTTATCCACGGATGGTCTCATCCAATCGCGGCGGGGCATTGGCACGTTCATTTCGACGAAGCCGTCTACACGGCTGACCGAACTGGCCGACGCTGCCGATCTTTCGAGCTATGTGCGTTCTTTCGAGCCGAGAATCGTCATTGAAGTCGAGGCCGCACGGCTTGCGGCGATGCGACGTTCTCGCGGGCATCTTGAAGCCATTCGGCAGGCGATTGATGATCTGAACGAGGCGATTGTGCGGGGAGAATTGGGGCAGGCGCAAGATATCGCGTTTCACGATGCGGTCGCGATTGCCGCCGGTAACGAGTATTTTCCCGTATTGCTGAAGGACTTGCGCCGACCGGTGCAGGAGACCATGAACATCGGGCTCGAACTTGCAAGGGAGCGCGCACCGGCGCGGCGTCTGCGGGTCGTGGAGGAGCATACCAGAATCCTCAACGCGATTAGCGTCGAGGACAGCGATTCTGCTGCGAGTTATATGAAGTATCACTTGCTTCAGGCGCGTGCCGCTATACTCGATGCGCAACATCTTGAAGCAGGGCGCCCGACAGGCAAGAGGCCGACCCGCGGCGAATGA
- a CDS encoding transporter substrate-binding domain-containing protein, whose protein sequence is MLAFIRKAVLGVVAAACLSSVALAQQTTNTFDEIIKRGKIIVGISLSTPPYGMTDASMKPSGFDVAVANLIARDLGVTLEIVDQVSQARIPNLTTGKVDIVVSSLGITAERAKTIMYTNAIYVDEQMVLAPTESKLDNLEALVGKRVGVTRASTNDTIITQKAVQGTNIQRFEDDASTNQALFTGQVDAIVSGVAAANAINAQTDKFARKFAVRQSPMGIGVRRGDYDLHQWLNTEIMMLWSGGELQAAQKQWLGVVNADVPRF, encoded by the coding sequence ATGCTCGCATTCATTAGGAAAGCTGTCCTCGGCGTGGTTGCCGCGGCTTGCCTTTCATCGGTCGCGCTCGCACAGCAGACGACAAATACATTCGATGAGATCATCAAACGCGGCAAGATCATCGTCGGCATTTCGCTGTCAACGCCGCCTTACGGAATGACCGACGCCAGCATGAAACCTTCAGGCTTCGACGTGGCAGTCGCAAACCTCATCGCACGCGATCTCGGCGTGACGCTCGAAATCGTCGATCAGGTTTCACAGGCACGTATCCCCAACCTGACCACCGGCAAAGTCGATATCGTCGTCTCCTCGCTCGGCATAACGGCAGAGCGTGCCAAGACGATCATGTATACCAACGCGATCTACGTAGATGAGCAGATGGTGCTCGCGCCGACAGAGTCCAAACTCGACAACCTTGAAGCCTTGGTCGGCAAACGCGTCGGCGTGACGCGCGCCAGCACGAATGACACCATCATCACCCAGAAGGCCGTCCAGGGAACGAACATCCAACGCTTCGAGGACGATGCCTCCACCAACCAGGCACTCTTTACGGGCCAGGTCGATGCGATCGTCTCGGGCGTTGCTGCCGCCAATGCGATCAATGCGCAGACGGACAAGTTCGCCCGCAAATTCGCAGTCCGCCAGTCGCCCATGGGCATCGGTGTTCGCCGTGGCGACTATGACCTCCACCAATGGCTCAACACGGAGATCATGATGCTGTGGAGCGGCGGCGAGCTTCAGGCTGCCCAGAAGCAATGGCTCGGCGTCGTCAACGCTGACGTCCCACGCTTCTGA